One region of Catenuloplanes indicus genomic DNA includes:
- a CDS encoding nucleotidyltransferase domain-containing protein: protein MDTDVARYLDALADAARDVLGDALVGAYAAGSVALDAYRPGRSDVDVALVCAAPLAEPVKRALVARLRHEALPCPARGLELVVYTRDNARSGTAEPGFELELNSGERMDFRATYAPDQRPPADGLFWYALDRSILHQHGRALFGEPAAGAFAEIDDLRPPLRDALTWWLARPGPVPGDAVLGACRALARIRHGAWLDKLAAGRRIIADGDPDADLIARCVAAGDGAAPDPDAARAFQRRVLAEISAGDPAGITA from the coding sequence GTGGACACCGACGTCGCCCGTTACCTGGATGCCCTGGCCGACGCCGCGCGCGACGTGCTGGGCGACGCCCTGGTCGGGGCGTACGCGGCCGGGTCCGTCGCGCTGGACGCCTACCGGCCGGGCCGCAGTGACGTCGACGTCGCGCTGGTCTGTGCCGCGCCGCTGGCCGAGCCGGTGAAGCGCGCGCTGGTGGCACGACTGCGGCACGAGGCGCTGCCCTGCCCGGCCCGTGGCCTGGAGCTGGTGGTCTACACCCGGGACAACGCCCGCTCGGGTACGGCCGAGCCGGGCTTCGAGCTGGAGCTGAACAGCGGCGAGCGGATGGACTTCCGGGCCACCTACGCGCCCGATCAGCGCCCGCCCGCGGACGGCCTGTTCTGGTACGCACTGGACCGCAGCATCCTGCACCAGCACGGCCGGGCACTGTTCGGCGAGCCCGCGGCCGGCGCGTTCGCCGAGATCGACGACCTGCGCCCGCCGCTGCGCGACGCGCTGACCTGGTGGCTGGCCCGGCCCGGCCCGGTACCGGGCGACGCGGTGCTCGGCGCCTGCCGCGCGCTGGCCCGCATCCGGCACGGCGCCTGGCTGGACAAGCTCGCGGCCGGCCGGCGGATCATCGCGGACGGCGACCCGGACGCGGACCTGATCGCCCGGTGCGTCGCGGCCGGCGACGGCGCCGCACCGGACCCGGACGCGGCCCGCGCGTTCCAGCGCCGCGTGCTGGCCGAGATCTCGGCGGGAGACCCGGCCGGGATCACAGCGTGA